From the Lentimicrobiaceae bacterium genome, one window contains:
- a CDS encoding TonB-dependent receptor has product MKKFLFLVMLLLFVCLGTFAQNAFISGKVLDAGSNDPVEGVIVTAGTMKTLTEADGSFILKNPATGNITISFTMQGYETIEKTVSFEGKNLNLGSVQIKLSSQNEAADNGISEISLANLDSDDETKDQSISGLLQSSNDIYVSTSAYTFGTAYYRIRGYDNENQSVYINNIMVNDIENGRATWSEWGGLNDATRNKEVINGLNTAKFSFGNLGGTTNILTRASMQRKQTKISYALSNRTYANRLMFTYSTGLMENNWAITLSGSRRWGDEGYVDGTFYDAWAYFLGVEKKINNQHSIALTAFGAPTRRGQQGGTVKEVYDILDNKYYNPNWGYQDGEKRNAKVKNFHEPMFLLNHYWTISPKTKLTTSLAYSFGKNGTTSLNWYNAMDPRPDYYRNLPNYQSDPNIPINPVVKEYITNQWKTNSNVSQINWDRLYKVNYLNNLEGKQASYTVENNITDHNQCSFNTFLTQELNFNTTFTGGIDITSYTASHYKELDDLLGGKYWIDIDDYAQRDFPNDPNRMQNDINHPNRIIKEGDKFEYNYDIHQNSENLWAQVLFNYKKFDFSIAGSITQTTFWRDGKMKNGRYPGSSYGESPKKDFTNFGIKGGLTYKINGRNFITANAAYLTRAPFVKNAFIAPKIRNDFSPDLTSEKISSFDLSYLVRYPSFNARLTVYNTTFENQIEINNFYYEENLTAVSTSYTPTFVNQVMTGINKTHQGLEFGAEYKLTSQLSFIGVAGWGNYRYTNRPKVTTSFENGSMPDSTKLVYCKNFYVNGTPQTAASLGIKYNVNYWFFEVKGNYFAKMYLDFSADRRTLGAVYFLGEDDPRRKEIAEQEELPDAFTLDVSIGKSWKIKDYFLNVNLSMSNILNNQDLITGGYEQGRFDYETKDASTYPSKYYYAYGRTFFLNLGFRF; this is encoded by the coding sequence ATGAAGAAATTTTTATTTTTAGTAATGCTGTTGCTATTCGTCTGTCTGGGGACTTTTGCACAAAATGCTTTTATCAGCGGTAAGGTCTTGGATGCGGGTTCTAATGACCCGGTAGAAGGGGTAATCGTAACAGCCGGAACAATGAAAACGCTTACCGAAGCCGATGGTTCATTTATTCTTAAAAACCCTGCTACCGGTAACATCACCATCAGTTTTACGATGCAAGGTTACGAAACTATCGAAAAAACGGTATCCTTCGAGGGAAAAAATCTGAATCTGGGTTCTGTCCAGATTAAATTGTCATCACAGAATGAAGCCGCTGATAATGGAATAAGCGAAATCAGCCTGGCTAACCTTGATTCGGACGACGAAACCAAGGACCAAAGTATTTCTGGTTTGTTGCAATCGTCGAACGACATTTACGTTTCCACGTCTGCCTACACATTTGGAACCGCTTACTACCGAATACGTGGTTACGATAACGAAAACCAATCGGTTTATATCAATAACATCATGGTAAATGATATTGAAAACGGAAGGGCTACCTGGAGTGAATGGGGAGGATTAAATGATGCCACCCGCAATAAAGAAGTAATTAATGGACTGAATACGGCAAAATTCAGTTTTGGTAACCTCGGGGGCACTACCAATATTCTTACTCGTGCCTCTATGCAGCGTAAACAAACCAAAATTTCGTATGCCCTTTCCAACCGCACTTATGCAAACCGGCTAATGTTTACCTATTCTACTGGTTTAATGGAAAACAACTGGGCAATAACTCTTAGCGGTTCACGTCGTTGGGGCGACGAAGGCTATGTTGATGGTACTTTTTATGATGCATGGGCATACTTCCTGGGTGTTGAAAAGAAAATCAACAACCAACACAGCATCGCCTTAACTGCTTTCGGAGCACCTACCCGTAGAGGGCAACAGGGAGGCACAGTAAAGGAAGTTTATGATATTCTTGACAACAAATATTACAATCCGAACTGGGGTTACCAGGATGGCGAAAAGCGCAATGCCAAAGTGAAAAATTTTCATGAACCCATGTTTTTGCTTAATCACTATTGGACCATAAGCCCCAAAACCAAACTTACCACTTCGCTCGCTTATTCATTTGGCAAAAACGGTACAACAAGCCTTAACTGGTATAATGCAATGGATCCACGCCCGGATTACTACCGCAATCTTCCTAACTACCAATCCGATCCAAATATTCCCATTAACCCTGTTGTAAAAGAATACATTACCAACCAGTGGAAAACCAACTCCAATGTAAGCCAAATCAACTGGGATAGGCTATATAAGGTTAACTACCTTAATAATCTGGAAGGAAAGCAGGCAAGTTATACCGTTGAAAATAATATCACCGATCACAACCAATGCTCCTTCAACACCTTCCTTACACAGGAACTCAACTTTAACACTACTTTTACCGGAGGAATTGATATTACTTCCTATACCGCTTCGCACTACAAGGAACTTGACGATTTGCTGGGAGGAAAATACTGGATCGACATTGATGATTATGCCCAACGCGATTTTCCTAATGACCCCAACCGTATGCAAAACGACATAAACCATCCCAACAGAATAATAAAAGAGGGAGACAAATTTGAATACAATTATGATATTCACCAGAACAGCGAAAACCTTTGGGCTCAAGTATTGTTTAATTACAAAAAATTTGACTTTTCTATTGCCGGTTCGATTACCCAAACCACTTTCTGGCGCGACGGTAAAATGAAAAACGGACGTTATCCCGGAAGTTCCTATGGCGAATCGCCCAAGAAGGATTTTACTAATTTTGGAATCAAAGGCGGACTGACCTATAAAATTAATGGAAGAAACTTCATTACTGCCAATGCAGCTTATCTTACCCGCGCTCCTTTTGTAAAAAATGCTTTCATAGCACCCAAAATACGTAATGACTTTTCTCCCGACCTTACGAGTGAAAAAATTTCGAGTTTCGACCTTTCTTATCTTGTTCGTTATCCTTCTTTCAATGCAAGGCTTACTGTTTATAACACAACTTTTGAAAATCAGATTGAAATAAACAATTTCTACTACGAAGAAAATCTTACCGCAGTTTCCACTTCCTACACACCCACTTTTGTAAATCAGGTTATGACCGGAATAAACAAAACTCATCAGGGGCTTGAATTTGGTGCAGAATACAAACTAACTTCCCAACTTTCGTTTATTGGTGTTGCTGGCTGGGGTAATTATCGTTACACTAACCGTCCCAAGGTTACTACTTCTTTCGAAAACGGTTCGATGCCCGATTCAACCAAACTGGTTTACTGCAAAAACTTTTATGTGAATGGTACTCCTCAAACTGCCGCTTCGCTGGGCATAAAATACAATGTAAACTACTGGTTCTTTGAAGTGAAAGGAAATTATTTTGCCAAGATGTACCTCGATTTCAGTGCCGACCGTCGTACTTTGGGTGCAGTTTACTTCTTAGGCGAAGACGACCCCAGGAGAAAGGAAATAGCAGAACAAGAAGAATTGCCCGATGCCTTTACTCTCGATGTATCAATAGGTAAATCGTGGAAAATAAAGGATTATTTTCTCAATGTTAACTTAAGTATGAGCAATATCCTGAACAACCAGGACCTGATTACCGGAGGATACGAGCAAGGACGATTCGATTATGAAACCAAAGACGCATCAACTTACCCTTCAAAATACTATTATGCCTATGGCAGGACTTTTTTCCTTAACTTAGGTTTTCGCTTTTAA